TCCACCAGCTCGCCGTCGCGCGGCGCAAAGTCCAGCAAACTGGCGGCGCGGCGGAACATGGCACAGCGGATTTGGCCTTGCCCGTCCTTGAGGTTGAAGTAGCAATGCCCGCTGGAAGCGCGCGAGAAGCCCGAAATCTCCCCGCGCACCGCGACAGGATTGAAGCGCGCCTCCAAGGTGTCAGCAATGGCGCGGCATAGCGCCCCAACTGGCCAGATTTGCGGCACCAATGCTGGGTTTGGCTGGCCGACCATCAGATTTGGCGTGGCAAAACGCAACGTTTGGATACGCAACGCTCCACAGGCGCGGCCTTTGTCGCTGAAGTGTCAAAAATAGGCCCGTTGATTGTCAATCGGACTGATTTACTGTGGTAAGTGGTTGATTTCAATTGGAATTTTTCTGCTTAATTTTTCATCGAAGTGTCACGGGCCCGCATGGGCGCTGGATTTCCGGCGGTCAAGAGCAAGTTCTTCACAAAGTTATCCACAGGAAATGTGGGTGAACTGGGGACTGCACGGACGGACTGAACAAAGCCACGGTCGGGTAGGCGGCTAAGCCATAATCGGCAGGCGTTTATCAACTTGAAACAACTTGTTGGCCCTCCGGCACCCGCTGGCAGAGCCCACAAGTTCGTGCGGAGAGCTATATTGTTTTCGATCATACAAGCCGCAGGCTGGCCGATTTGGCCCTTGGTTGCCTGCTCCATCCTAGCCATGGCCCTGGTGATTGAGCGCTTTTTGAGCCTCAAAACCTCCAAAATTGTGCCCCCCAAGCTCCTCAACGAGGTGCTGACGGTCTCGCAGACCAGCATTCCCGCCCCCGGCATCGTGAACCAACTGGCGCAAAACTCTAGCCTGGGCGAAGTGCTGGCCAGCGGCCTGCGGGTGCTCAACACCCACCCCAAGTGCAGCGACGAGGACGTGCGTGCCGCCATGGAAAGCGCAGGCCGCGCGGTGGCCCACAAGCTGGAGAAATACCTCAGCGCGCTGGCCACCATCGCCTCGGCTGCCCCCCTGCTGGGCCTGCTGGGTACGGTGATCGGCATGATCGACATCTTTGGCTCGCAGGGCAACGGCGGCGGCATGGGTGGCAACCCCGCGCAGCTGGCGCACGGCATCTCGGTGGCGCTGTACAACACCGCGTTTGGTTTGATCGTGGCGATTCCCTCGCTGATCTTCTGGCGCTATTTCCGGGCCCGGGTGGACGAGTACCTGATGACGCTGGAACTGGCCGCCGACCAGTTTGCCCGCCACCTGAACGCCGTGCGCAAACGCGGCTGAGCCGCACACCAAGACACCCACCATGAATTTTCGCCACCGCCGCCAGGAAGAGCCCGAAATCAACCTCATCCCGTTCATCGACGTGCTGCTGGTGGTGCTGATCTTTTTGATGCTGTCCACCACCTACAGCAAGTTCACCGAGCTGCAGATCACCCTGCCCGTGGCCAACACCGACGCGCAGCGCGACTACCCCAAAGAAATCATCGTGGCCGTTAGCAGCGATGGCCGCTACGCCATCAACAAGGGCCCGGTCGACGGACGCAGCATCGAAGCCCTGTCGCAAGCCCTGGTCAACGCCGCCCATGGCAACAAGGAGATGGTTGTGATCATCAGCGCCGATGCCAGCGCCACCCACCAGTCTGTCATCACCGTGATGGAAGCCGCCCGCCGCTCGGGGCTGAACCAGATCACCTTTGCCACCCAATCCACCCCCAAGTAACGTGGTCCTCTAGCGTGGAACAAACCCTGCTGCGCATCTGGCAGCGGCGCGGCTGGCAAGCCTGGCTGCTGTGGCCCTTGTCGCTGCTCTACGGCCTGCTGGCCGGGGTGCGCAAGCTGATGTACCGCCTCCACCTCAAGAAGTCTGGCCGCGTGCCGGTACCGGTCGTCGTGGTCGGCAACGTGGTGGCCGGTGGCTCGGGCAAAACCCCGGTGGTGATGGCCCTGGTGCAGCACTGGACGGCACGTGGCGTGCGCGTCGGCGTGGTGTCACGCGGCTACGGCCGCAGCAGCACCGACTGCCGCGAAGTACGGCCCGACAGCCTGCCCGCCGACGTGGGCGACGAGCCCGCGCTGGTCCAGCGCAGCTGCCAGGTGCCGGTGTTCGTGGCCCGCCAGCGCCTGCAGGCCGCGCAAGCCTTGCTGGCCGCCTACCCCACCACCCAGCTCATCGTGTGTGACGACGGCCTGCAGCACCACGCCCTGCACCGCGACCTGGAAATCTGCATCTTTGACGACCGCGGCGTGGGCAACGGCTTTTTGCTGCCCGCCGGGCCGCTGCGCGAAGCCTGGCCGCGGCCTGTCGATCTGGTGCTGCACAGCGGCGCGAACCCCGCCTTCGCCGGTTGGCGCGCCCAGCGCACCCTGGCCGACTACGCGGTGCAGGCCAACGGCACCCGCGTCCCGCTGGCCACCCTGCGCGGCTCCCCGGTGCTGGCCGTGGCCGCCGTTGCACAGCCGGAGAGCTTTTTCAGCATGCTGCGTGCCGCAGGCCTTTCGCTGGAAGAAACCCGGGCTTTGCCGGATCACTACAATTTTGATAGCTGGTCACGCCCATCTGATAAGCACAAAGCCGTGATTTGTACCGAAAAAGATGCGGTCAAACTCTGGCAGCACCAACCCGATGCGCTGGCCGTGCCCCTGGTGCTGGCGATCGACGCGGGCTTCTGGGCCGCACTCGACCAGCGCGTCCATCCGTGGCTATGATCCACACCCCACACCGACTGAGATTTCCCCATGGATAGCAAACTTCTGGAACTGCTGGTCTGCCCCGTGACCAAGGGCCCGCTGCAATACGACCGCGAACGCCAAGAGCTCACTTCGCGCAGCGCCCGCCTGGCCTACCCGGTGCGCGACGGCATCCCCGTGCTGCTGGAGAACGAAGCCCGCACCCTGAGCGACGAAGAACTCGGCCTGTAAACCCATGCGCTTCACCGTCCTGATCCCCGCCCGGCTGGCGTCCACCCGCCTGCCCAACAAGCCGCTGGCCCTGCTGGGCGGCGTGCCCATGGTGGTCCGCACCGCCCAGCGCGCCAGCCTGTCCCTGGCCCGGCGCACCGTGGTGGTCACCGACAGTGCCGCCATCCTGGAAGCCTGCGCCGCCCATGGCATCGAAGCCGTGCTGACCCGCGCCGACCACCCCTCCGGCAGCGACCGCCTGGCCGAGGCCTGCACCCTGCTGGGGCTGGATGGCGATGACCTGGTGGTCAATGTGCAAGGCGACGAACCCCTGATCGACCCCGGGCTGATCAACGACGTGGCCACCCTGCTGGAGCAGCGCCCCGGTGCCAGCATGGCCACCGCTGCCCACGCCATCCCCAGCCTGGCCGACTTCACCAACCCCAACGTGGTCAAGGTGGTGCTGGACGCACAGCAGTACGCCCTGTACTTCAGCCGCGCGCCCATCCCGTGGTGGCGCGACGGGGCCACGGCCGACAAAAGTTTCCAGAGCCTGCCCAGCCCGGCCCCGCTGCGCCACATAGGGATTTACGCTTACCGCGCCGGTTTTTTGCGCCTGTTTCCGACCCTGCCACAGGCCCCGATCGAGGTCAGCGAAGCCCTGGAACAGCTGCGCGCCCAATGGCACGGCTACCGCATCGCCGTGCACACAAGCGCACACGCGCCAGGCGCAGGTGTGGACACGCCGGAAGACCTCGAGCGTGTAAGCAAACTGTACTAAAGCCTCTGGTATCCTCACGCGCAATGAAGCGCTGCGGCTAGCACATGTGGGCCAGCAGCGCCGCGCAGTTTTAAACACTTCGAGGACTTTTCCATGAGACTGATTTTGTTGGGTGCACCTGGTGCCGGCAAAGGCACGCAAGCCACTTTTATCTGCCAGAAATACGGCATCCCGCAAATCTCTACCGGTGACATGCTGCGCGCAGCCGTC
This sequence is a window from Rhodoferax sp. WC2427. Protein-coding genes within it:
- a CDS encoding MotA/TolQ/ExbB proton channel family protein translates to MFSIIQAAGWPIWPLVACSILAMALVIERFLSLKTSKIVPPKLLNEVLTVSQTSIPAPGIVNQLAQNSSLGEVLASGLRVLNTHPKCSDEDVRAAMESAGRAVAHKLEKYLSALATIASAAPLLGLLGTVIGMIDIFGSQGNGGGMGGNPAQLAHGISVALYNTAFGLIVAIPSLIFWRYFRARVDEYLMTLELAADQFARHLNAVRKRG
- a CDS encoding ExbD/TolR family protein; its protein translation is MNFRHRRQEEPEINLIPFIDVLLVVLIFLMLSTTYSKFTELQITLPVANTDAQRDYPKEIIVAVSSDGRYAINKGPVDGRSIEALSQALVNAAHGNKEMVVIISADASATHQSVITVMEAARRSGLNQITFATQSTPK
- the lpxK gene encoding tetraacyldisaccharide 4'-kinase, which gives rise to MEQTLLRIWQRRGWQAWLLWPLSLLYGLLAGVRKLMYRLHLKKSGRVPVPVVVVGNVVAGGSGKTPVVMALVQHWTARGVRVGVVSRGYGRSSTDCREVRPDSLPADVGDEPALVQRSCQVPVFVARQRLQAAQALLAAYPTTQLIVCDDGLQHHALHRDLEICIFDDRGVGNGFLLPAGPLREAWPRPVDLVLHSGANPAFAGWRAQRTLADYAVQANGTRVPLATLRGSPVLAVAAVAQPESFFSMLRAAGLSLEETRALPDHYNFDSWSRPSDKHKAVICTEKDAVKLWQHQPDALAVPLVLAIDAGFWAALDQRVHPWL
- a CDS encoding Trm112 family protein: MDSKLLELLVCPVTKGPLQYDRERQELTSRSARLAYPVRDGIPVLLENEARTLSDEELGL
- the kdsB gene encoding 3-deoxy-manno-octulosonate cytidylyltransferase, coding for MRFTVLIPARLASTRLPNKPLALLGGVPMVVRTAQRASLSLARRTVVVTDSAAILEACAAHGIEAVLTRADHPSGSDRLAEACTLLGLDGDDLVVNVQGDEPLIDPGLINDVATLLEQRPGASMATAAHAIPSLADFTNPNVVKVVLDAQQYALYFSRAPIPWWRDGATADKSFQSLPSPAPLRHIGIYAYRAGFLRLFPTLPQAPIEVSEALEQLRAQWHGYRIAVHTSAHAPGAGVDTPEDLERVSKLY